In Gracilimonas sp., a single window of DNA contains:
- a CDS encoding DinB family protein, producing MEVNSHRITREQLIQQLEGGQAFLKIEDLLSEVAFENLGERPSGLPYSFYEQFFHMRVAQFDILDFARNPDYEPMEWPEDYWPLQQAPKTEEDWEELKKAFFKERDEIMNLILDESNGLTKPFEHGDGQTLLREALLVLQHNAYHTGQLAIIFRLLK from the coding sequence ATGGAAGTTAATTCACACCGAATAACACGCGAACAACTTATCCAACAACTGGAGGGCGGACAGGCTTTCTTGAAGATTGAAGATCTTTTGAGTGAAGTGGCCTTTGAAAACCTCGGGGAAAGACCTTCCGGTTTACCTTATTCTTTTTACGAACAATTTTTTCATATGCGGGTAGCACAATTTGATATTCTCGACTTTGCACGGAATCCGGATTATGAACCCATGGAATGGCCGGAGGACTATTGGCCGCTGCAACAGGCTCCCAAAACCGAAGAGGACTGGGAAGAACTCAAGAAAGCCTTCTTCAAGGAACGGGATGAAATAATGAATTTGATTTTAGACGAAAGTAACGGCCTTACCAAACCCTTTGAACATGGTGATGGACAAACCTTATTACGGGAAGCTTTGCTTGTATTGCAACATAATGCCTATCATACGGGGCAGCTGGCTATAATTTTTAGGTTGTTAAAGTAG
- a CDS encoding arginine deiminase family protein, with product MFKNAIVRKPCPNMVEGITEANLGKPDYHKALLQHARYTGALRKLGLKIQVLEPDNRFPDSVFIEDVAVCTPYCAVITCPGAPSRRDEVSTIRDSIYSFYENVEQITEPGKLDGGDVMMAGTHFYIGLSGRTNKAGANQLIKILQQYNLSGSTVSLGEVLHLKTGISYLEKNNLLVSGEFIEKEEFRDFNKIIVPPEEAYAANCVWINGSVIIPAGYPVTQKNIEEAGYQTITVEMTEFEKLDGGLSCLSLRF from the coding sequence ATGTTTAAGAACGCCATTGTCCGAAAGCCCTGCCCCAATATGGTTGAGGGTATTACTGAAGCTAATCTTGGTAAACCGGATTATCACAAGGCATTATTGCAGCATGCCCGGTATACGGGTGCTCTCAGGAAACTGGGATTGAAAATCCAAGTACTTGAACCGGATAACCGCTTTCCTGATTCTGTATTTATAGAAGATGTTGCTGTTTGTACTCCTTATTGTGCCGTCATTACCTGTCCCGGGGCACCCTCGCGCCGAGATGAGGTTTCAACAATCAGAGATTCCATTTATTCTTTTTATGAAAATGTGGAGCAAATCACTGAGCCCGGCAAACTGGATGGCGGAGACGTGATGATGGCAGGTACTCATTTCTATATCGGACTTTCTGGCCGTACCAACAAAGCCGGAGCCAATCAACTGATCAAGATCTTACAACAATATAATTTATCAGGATCAACTGTTTCTTTAGGAGAGGTGCTTCATCTGAAAACAGGTATCTCCTACCTTGAAAAAAATAACCTGTTGGTTAGTGGTGAATTCATTGAAAAAGAGGAATTCCGGGATTTTAACAAAATTATAGTCCCGCCTGAGGAGGCTTATGCCGCAAATTGTGTCTGGATAAATGGATCGGTGATTATACCCGCAGGATATCCTGTGACGCAGAAAAATATAGAAGAGGCAGGATATCAAACCATTACGGTCGAAATGACGGAGTTTGAAAAGCTGGACGGCGGCTTAAGCTGTCTTTCCCTCCGGTTTTAG
- a CDS encoding GMP reductase produces MRIELDIKLGFKNVMIRPKRSTLKSRANVSLERTFKFLHAEKNWTGVPVIAANMDTTGTFEMAKALAEHKMITAIHKHYSVDEWKDFFKSADDDITEYIAISTGTKKSDMVKLEKLMKEFPQLRFICIDVANGYSEHFVQFVKKVREKYPTQVIMAGNVVTGEMVEELLLAGADIIKVGIGPGSVCTTRLKTGVGFPQLSAVIECADAAHGLGGQIISDGGCKSPGDVAKAFGGGADFVMLGGMFSGHDESGGKVVEEDGEKFKLFYGMSSETAMDKYFGGVADYRASEGKTVKVPYRGPVEDTVQDILGGVRSTCTYVGAKKLKELTKRTTFIRVQEQLNEMFEE; encoded by the coding sequence ATGCGTATAGAATTAGATATCAAGCTTGGTTTTAAAAATGTAATGATTCGTCCAAAGCGTTCTACCCTGAAATCGAGGGCCAATGTTTCGTTGGAGCGCACTTTTAAATTCCTTCATGCCGAAAAAAACTGGACAGGGGTCCCCGTCATAGCTGCCAATATGGATACCACCGGCACTTTTGAAATGGCAAAAGCTTTGGCCGAACACAAAATGATCACGGCTATCCACAAGCATTATTCTGTTGATGAATGGAAAGATTTCTTTAAATCTGCCGATGACGATATTACCGAGTACATCGCAATAAGCACCGGGACCAAAAAATCAGATATGGTGAAACTCGAAAAACTAATGAAGGAATTCCCTCAGCTCCGGTTTATCTGTATTGATGTGGCCAATGGATACTCTGAACATTTTGTACAATTTGTGAAGAAAGTGAGAGAAAAATATCCTACACAAGTGATCATGGCTGGGAATGTGGTAACCGGTGAAATGGTGGAAGAATTACTCCTTGCCGGAGCGGATATCATTAAAGTCGGGATTGGCCCGGGTTCTGTTTGTACTACGCGGCTTAAAACAGGCGTAGGGTTCCCGCAACTATCTGCTGTCATAGAATGTGCCGATGCAGCTCATGGTTTGGGCGGACAGATTATCTCAGACGGAGGTTGTAAATCGCCCGGAGATGTTGCCAAAGCATTTGGTGGCGGAGCTGATTTTGTAATGCTTGGCGGAATGTTTTCCGGCCACGACGAAAGCGGAGGCAAAGTGGTGGAAGAAGATGGTGAAAAGTTTAAACTCTTCTACGGAATGAGCTCAGAAACAGCCATGGATAAGTATTTTGGAGGAGTGGCAGACTATCGGGCTTCGGAAGGTAAAACAGTAAAAGTACCTTATCGTGGCCCTGTTGAAGATACAGTTCAGGATATTTTGGGTGGAGTCAGGTCGACTTGTACCTATGTGGGAGCTAAAAAACTGAAAGAGCTTACCAAACGGACTACTTTCATTCGGGTACAAGAGCAACTCAATGAAATGTTTGAGGAGTGA
- a CDS encoding penicillin acylase family protein, with protein sequence MNTFIKLVIFFLILVFGFAGLAFYWTFYKPLPDYEASITLNGLSENVDIHWDQFGVPHIYAKNEQDLYYALGYVHAQDRLWQMTLSQIAAEGRFAEFFGNDEELINLDKYQRTLGFWKIAQQMVDTLAQNERRVLAAYSNGVNAFIDNNSNRLPVEFSLAEIEPVRWNSVRSLAVSRMMGWELNMSWWSEVTYDYLEDKLPADQFDDLQLRYPDHVPDTIDTIDTDTLNGADSIGLGASLMPMLQQEIKKRALLETEGTHVGSNAWVVDGSKTESGYPLLAGDPHLGLDMPGKWYEVHLNLNGRNVSGATLAGVPAVIIGQNDHMAWSFTSIMGDDIDFFLEQMDPEDRGRYVADSLSDTTASYESFSRIREIIKVKDGDDQSFEIRYTKHGPVISDIYPTEGLTQDKLITMQWAGYELTNEMRTLYQINWAENFQNFKDALPTFGVPGLNFLYGDVEGNIAMYSVAKLPIRSGNSIILRKGWDSEQDWQGFIPFEELPRVINPEEGWIANANNKITTDGYPYYIGTFWEPSSRIERIEDILDDSLTFDYNRFEELQNDTYSDFAAKITPQILEIIKNQDAYNFDLPISYLENWNYEYGLKSTAASIFDGFLLKFTENTLKDDFGDMAYSNFIQHENIPVRTITSLIGSESTLFDDIRTDSVEVKEDMVVQSMQDAILILSDSLGSEPYEWRWEQLHTITFAPPFFTQAAQAPEASGSLKLIVNNVLSKGPYKVAGHGMSVNNGQYSWEDPFEMVLGPSIRRISDLSDMSKSKSVLPTGQSGNPFSNFFGDQTELWLSGQYRWLHQDSTLFDETYIRTMKLVPGE encoded by the coding sequence ATGAACACATTTATAAAGCTCGTAATCTTTTTCCTAATACTCGTTTTTGGGTTTGCCGGGTTGGCTTTTTACTGGACTTTCTATAAACCTCTCCCTGACTATGAAGCCTCCATCACTCTGAATGGCCTTTCTGAGAATGTTGACATCCATTGGGATCAATTTGGGGTTCCACATATCTATGCCAAAAATGAACAGGATTTATATTATGCTTTGGGATATGTGCATGCCCAGGACCGGCTATGGCAGATGACTCTCTCACAAATTGCTGCTGAAGGCCGGTTTGCTGAATTTTTTGGGAATGATGAAGAACTGATCAACCTGGACAAATATCAACGTACGCTCGGTTTCTGGAAAATAGCACAACAGATGGTGGATACACTTGCTCAAAATGAGCGAAGAGTTTTAGCTGCTTACTCTAATGGGGTGAACGCATTTATAGATAACAATTCAAACCGGTTACCTGTCGAGTTTTCTCTGGCAGAAATTGAGCCTGTTCGATGGAATTCAGTCCGCTCACTTGCAGTCAGCCGTATGATGGGCTGGGAATTAAATATGAGCTGGTGGAGTGAAGTTACCTACGATTATCTCGAAGATAAACTACCCGCCGATCAGTTTGATGACTTACAGCTTCGCTACCCCGATCACGTTCCTGACACCATAGATACCATAGATACCGATACCTTAAATGGTGCAGACTCGATTGGATTAGGTGCTTCCCTTATGCCAATGCTTCAGCAGGAAATTAAAAAACGGGCTTTACTGGAAACAGAAGGAACTCATGTTGGAAGTAATGCATGGGTTGTAGACGGCTCCAAAACGGAATCCGGATATCCTCTGCTGGCCGGAGACCCTCACCTGGGACTGGATATGCCGGGTAAGTGGTATGAAGTACATCTCAATTTAAACGGCCGTAATGTTTCTGGAGCTACACTGGCCGGAGTCCCCGCAGTTATTATTGGACAGAACGACCATATGGCCTGGTCATTTACAAGTATCATGGGTGATGACATCGATTTCTTTCTTGAACAAATGGATCCGGAAGACCGGGGGCGATACGTGGCTGATTCATTAAGCGACACCACCGCATCTTATGAGAGTTTTTCCAGGATTCGGGAAATCATTAAAGTAAAGGACGGGGATGATCAGTCTTTTGAAATTCGGTACACAAAGCACGGGCCCGTCATTTCAGATATCTATCCGACAGAAGGGTTGACTCAGGATAAACTTATTACCATGCAATGGGCAGGCTATGAGCTTACCAACGAAATGCGAACACTCTATCAAATTAATTGGGCTGAAAATTTCCAGAATTTTAAAGATGCCCTCCCCACTTTTGGAGTTCCCGGCCTGAACTTTTTGTATGGCGATGTTGAAGGAAATATTGCGATGTATTCAGTAGCGAAACTGCCTATACGTTCCGGAAATTCGATTATATTGCGAAAAGGATGGGACTCAGAACAAGACTGGCAGGGTTTCATCCCTTTTGAGGAATTGCCGCGCGTTATCAATCCGGAAGAAGGCTGGATCGCAAATGCCAATAACAAAATCACAACTGATGGTTATCCCTATTACATCGGTACATTTTGGGAGCCGTCTTCCCGAATTGAGCGTATCGAAGATATTTTGGATGACAGTCTGACTTTTGATTATAACCGTTTTGAGGAACTTCAAAATGATACCTATTCAGATTTTGCTGCTAAAATTACACCGCAAATTTTGGAGATCATAAAGAACCAGGATGCCTATAATTTTGACCTGCCCATTTCTTATCTCGAAAACTGGAACTATGAATACGGCCTCAAGTCTACAGCGGCGTCTATATTCGATGGCTTTCTTCTGAAGTTTACAGAAAATACCCTCAAAGATGATTTCGGTGATATGGCATATTCCAATTTTATTCAGCATGAAAATATTCCGGTGCGTACCATAACTTCGCTAATCGGCTCGGAAAGTACTCTTTTTGATGACATCCGCACTGATTCTGTTGAAGTAAAAGAGGATATGGTGGTGCAAAGCATGCAGGATGCCATTTTAATATTAAGCGATTCTCTTGGCAGTGAACCTTACGAATGGCGGTGGGAACAACTTCACACCATCACTTTTGCTCCCCCGTTTTTTACTCAGGCTGCTCAAGCACCTGAGGCATCCGGATCTTTAAAATTGATTGTAAACAATGTGCTCAGTAAAGGGCCTTATAAAGTAGCAGGCCATGGTATGAGCGTAAACAATGGACAGTATTCCTGGGAAGATCCTTTTGAAATGGTTCTTGGCCCTTCCATTCGGCGAATTTCGGATTTATCAGATATGAGCAAGAGTAAAAGCGTACTCCCTACCGGACAGTCTGGAAACCCCTTTTCCAACTTTTTTGGAGATCAAACCGAATTGTGGCTGAGTGGACAATACCGGTGGCTACATCAGGACAGTACACTTTTTGATGAGACCTATATTCGTACTATGAAATTGGTACCCGGTGAGTAA